A portion of the Cryptomeria japonica chromosome 5, Sugi_1.0, whole genome shotgun sequence genome contains these proteins:
- the LOC131041335 gene encoding uncharacterized protein LOC131041335 has protein sequence MDRELSLASEDGDMNALNGVTSHGATRENSYIMDRELFLASEVRDIDKIQTLHEQDKDVLDGVTFQGDTALHIAAREGHQDIVKWILKEKPSLAKARNKDDNTALHEAAKSGNTEVVRLLLQLNQSSNYRHNKFRETALVIASQYGHVGAVELLLQARPSEDPFEWHRSVREAALRGYKDVVVAMLANTPRCNFTSLLMRLLADAWYKDVLVAMLAKTPRCNFTLLLRLLQAWYWGFPKTPILHAAVLGGDLEVIEAMLNHDSWESNFMTVEDEYGRCAIHVAAIKGHSHIINKFMSRTPDSVNIRSSDGKSVLHFAVEYSQLNVVKCLLANKEAKKVAKLVSHDRDESGNTALHFAASNGASVEV, from the exons ATGGATAGGGAACTCTCACTTGCTTCGGAAGATGGTGATATGAATGCTTTGAATGGTGTTACTTCCCATGGAGCTACCAGAGAAAACAGCTACATAATGGATAGGGAACTCTTCCTTGCTTCGGAAGTTCGtgatattgataaaattcaaaCTTTACACGAGCAGGACAAGGATGTTCTGGATGGTGTTACTTTCCAAGGAGATACTGCTCTTCATATAGCTGCAAGGGAAGGCCATCAAGATATTGTTAAATGGATTCTGAAAGAGAAACCCTCCTTGGCTAAAGCTCGAAACAAGGATGACAACACGGCGCTGCATGAAGCAGCTAAAAGCGGTAATACAGAAGTTGTCAGACTTCTCCTTCAACTCAATCAGAGTTCTAATTACCGTCACAATAAGTTTAGAGAGACAGCTCTGGTGATAGCTTCGCAGTATGGCCACGTGGGAGCAGTTGAACTTTTATTGCAGGCCAGGCCATCGGAAGATCCATTTGAATGGCATCGATCTGTTAGAGAGGCAGCTTTAAGGGGATATAAAG ATGTAGTTGTGGCGATGCTGGCCAACACACCCAGATGTAATTTTACTAGTCTTTTGATGCGTCTTCTAGCCGACGCCTGGTATAAAG ATGTACTTGTGGCGATGCTGGCCAAGACACCCAGATGTAATTTTACCCTTCTTTTGAGGCTTCTTCAAGCCTGGTATTGGGGTTTTCCGAAAACCCCGATTCTGCATGCAGCCGTGCTAGGAGGGGATCTTGAAGTCATAGAGGCAATGTTAAATCATGATTCATGGGAATCCAACTTCATGACGGTGGAGGATGAGTATGGAAGATGTGCAATTCATGTAGCAGCCATCAAAGGTCACTCGCATATAATCAACAAATTTATGTCGAGGACGCCAGACTCTGTCAATATCCGCAGTTCAGATGGTAAATCTGTTTTACACTTTGCAGTCGAATATAGTCAATTGAATGTTGTGAAGTGTCTATTAGCAAACAAGGAGGCAAAGAAAGTAGCCAAATTGGTGAGCCACGACCGTGACGAGTCTGGAAATACAGCGCTACATTTCGCAGCAAGTAATGGAGCGAGTGTCGAGGTTTGA